From Salvelinus sp. IW2-2015 linkage group LG33, ASM291031v2, whole genome shotgun sequence, one genomic window encodes:
- the LOC111957894 gene encoding homeobox protein koza-like, protein MSETVKPLTSFFIEDILSIKEKTRLNVRCSSSHKSKEGYAQWNNQQHDQVSQSAELCAKHTAFGARKDSIASSSSSIPDAMKSFTSAGKQKRSRAAFSHLQVLELETKFNHQKYLSAPERANLANTLRLTETQIKIWFQNRRYKTKRKQQATEYCKNLFQKSEGLNTEDDLVRASLLTTLYKTYQFRPYVYDFNRTWTPTLW, encoded by the exons ATGTCGGAGACTGTCAAGCCACTAACTTCATTTTTCATCGAGGACATCTTGTCCATTAAAGAAAAGACACGGCTAAACGTAAGGTGCTCTTCTTCACACAAGTCCAAGGAGGGATACGCTCAATGGAATAACCAACAGCACGATCAGGTATCACAGTCAGCGGAACTTTGCGCAAAGCATACCGCATTTGGAGCGCGGAAAG ATTCCATTGCCAGCTCTAGTTCCAGTATCCCAGATGCTATGAAAAGTTTTACATCAGCGGGCAAACAGAAACgctcgcgcgctgccttttcgcATCTGCAAGTGCTAGAACTGGAGACTAAATTTAACCACCAGAAGTACCTGTCCGCTCCTGAAAGAGCCAATCTTGCTAACACGTTGAGATTGACGGAGACGCAAATTAAAATCTGGTTTCAGAACAGAAGATACAAAACCAAACGCAAGCAGCAAGCTACGGAGTACTGTAAGAATTTATTTCAAAAGTCAGAAGGACTAAATACAGAGGACGATTTAGTCAGAGCATCACTTCTCACCACGTTGTACAAAACATATCAATTCCGACCATATGTGTATGACTTTAATCGCACATGGACACCAACACTGTGGTGA